The following proteins are encoded in a genomic region of Pseudodesulfovibrio mercurii:
- a CDS encoding AraC family transcriptional regulator has product MSKNGTDGISAARSTLAKKIYRWTEQNDHLLSEVPGLMLVRYEAPTEPMSAMYEPCICLVAQGAKRVQLGDEEYIYDENHLLITSVGLPVMANIVRASKEEPLLSLVLKIDLRMVAQLMVDSNLPVPRNPQPGRGMAVCEVSGPLLDSFQRLVDLLDTPEDIPILSPLIHKEILYRLLMGELGPRLRNIATAGSHGQQVAKAVDWLKENYAKQLKVEGLAKATGMSVSTFHHHFRALTAMSPLQFQKWLRLHEARRLMLSESQDATTAALQVGYESPSQFSREYKRQFGAPPLRDIKTLHQLGKTEVVSGTA; this is encoded by the coding sequence ATGAGCAAGAACGGAACAGACGGCATCAGCGCGGCGCGGAGCACGCTTGCGAAAAAGATCTACCGCTGGACGGAACAAAACGACCATCTGCTTTCGGAGGTACCGGGGTTGATGCTGGTCAGGTACGAGGCGCCCACCGAGCCCATGAGCGCCATGTATGAACCGTGCATCTGCCTGGTCGCCCAGGGCGCCAAGCGGGTACAGCTCGGCGACGAGGAATACATCTACGACGAAAATCACCTGCTGATCACTTCGGTGGGCCTGCCGGTCATGGCCAACATCGTCCGGGCGAGCAAGGAGGAACCGCTCCTCAGCCTGGTCCTGAAAATAGACCTGCGCATGGTGGCCCAGCTCATGGTGGACAGCAATCTGCCGGTGCCGCGCAACCCGCAGCCGGGACGGGGAATGGCCGTGTGTGAAGTATCCGGGCCGCTGCTCGACAGTTTTCAGCGGTTGGTCGACCTGCTGGACACCCCGGAGGACATCCCCATCCTCTCGCCGCTGATTCACAAGGAAATCCTGTATCGTCTCCTCATGGGGGAACTCGGCCCGCGCCTGCGCAACATCGCCACCGCCGGAAGCCACGGACAGCAGGTCGCCAAGGCCGTGGACTGGCTCAAGGAAAACTATGCAAAGCAGCTCAAGGTGGAGGGTCTGGCCAAGGCGACCGGCATGAGCGTGTCCACCTTCCACCACCATTTCCGCGCGCTGACGGCCATGAGCCCCCTGCAATTCCAAAAATGGCTCAGGCTGCACGAGGCCCGACGCCTCATGCTGTCCGAAAGCCAGGACGCCACCACCGCCGCCTTGCAGGTGGGCTACGAAAGCCCGTCGCAGTTCAGCCGCGAGTACAAACGCCAATTCGGCGCCCCGCCCTTGCGCGACATCAAGACCCTGCACCAGCTGGGAAAAACCGAGGTCGTTTCCGGGACGGCGTAA
- a CDS encoding DUF364 domain-containing protein has protein sequence MGICGQLVETMQTQAEGRFLENLTIGLGYTAVCTDDGGVGVAYTPESNKGGCSVLPPNEEYEGRPASEVLELLLSNSALHRTIGLALVNALNHAQARTLPEDRNNSVLFDALGIVRGTRVAMVGHFAPIVARLEERGSLVEVVDRGKGLGDEQRFTERLESWAEVAIVTSTSIINNTLDDLLARMGKDVRVALMGPSTPLLKAPFQGKVRLLAGTVPMDSEATLRAVRQAKGTPVIQKFSRKPLLVVA, from the coding sequence ATGGGCATTTGCGGACAGCTGGTCGAAACCATGCAGACTCAGGCGGAAGGCAGGTTTCTGGAAAATCTGACTATCGGGTTGGGGTACACCGCCGTCTGCACCGACGATGGCGGCGTCGGTGTTGCCTATACCCCCGAATCGAACAAGGGAGGATGTTCGGTGCTTCCTCCCAATGAAGAGTATGAAGGCAGGCCCGCATCCGAGGTATTGGAATTGCTGCTCTCGAACAGCGCCCTGCACCGGACCATCGGTCTGGCGCTCGTCAATGCCTTGAACCATGCCCAGGCCCGGACGCTGCCGGAAGACAGGAACAACTCGGTGCTGTTCGACGCGTTGGGGATAGTCCGGGGAACCAGGGTCGCCATGGTGGGCCACTTCGCCCCCATCGTCGCCCGCCTCGAGGAAAGGGGCTCCCTGGTGGAAGTCGTCGACAGGGGCAAGGGATTGGGTGACGAACAACGATTCACGGAAAGGCTGGAATCCTGGGCCGAGGTCGCCATTGTGACCTCCACCAGCATCATCAACAACACCTTGGACGATCTGCTCGCCCGCATGGGCAAGGATGTGCGCGTGGCCCTGATGGGCCCCTCCACCCCATTGCTGAAGGCCCCGTTCCAAGGGAAGGTCCGCCTGCTCGCTGGCACCGTGCCCATGGATTCCGAGGCCACGCTCAGGGCCGTGCGGCAGGCCAAGGGCACGCCCGTCATCCAGAAGTTTTCCAGAAAGCCCCTGCTCGTGGTGGCATAG
- a CDS encoding IclR family transcriptional regulator produces the protein MATDDKYYMMRSLEKALFVAETMATKSKWELKDLSAVCSMPKGTLQRILRTYEDLGYVRQVERGGAYALTLKFYKLGKQITSRNDIVSMVQPIMLRLRDKVNETVNLSVLSGVDMVVIHQKASYHALQMDSIVGTSFPAYLSASGKAFLAFLPEEDLRSFIKELRRTDARVDSDKINWLYRELELARVRGLGLDFEELFKGIRCVAAPVFDDSGRILATISCSVPTVRLDRSLSQKLLEEIPSAAVEASRLFEAPTRSFSLDIDEIAGQLVGL, from the coding sequence ATGGCAACAGACGACAAGTATTACATGATGCGTTCCCTGGAAAAGGCCCTTTTCGTCGCCGAGACCATGGCCACGAAAAGCAAATGGGAGCTGAAGGATCTGAGCGCGGTCTGTTCCATGCCCAAAGGCACGCTGCAACGGATTCTCAGGACGTACGAGGACCTCGGCTACGTGCGTCAAGTCGAACGCGGCGGGGCATACGCCCTGACCCTGAAGTTCTACAAGTTGGGAAAGCAGATCACGTCGCGGAACGACATCGTGTCCATGGTGCAGCCCATCATGTTGAGATTGCGCGACAAGGTCAACGAGACGGTCAACCTGAGCGTCCTCTCCGGTGTGGACATGGTGGTGATCCACCAGAAGGCTTCCTACCACGCCCTGCAAATGGATTCGATTGTGGGGACGTCCTTTCCGGCCTATCTGTCGGCTTCGGGCAAGGCCTTTTTGGCCTTTTTGCCCGAGGAGGATCTGCGCAGCTTCATCAAGGAGTTGCGCCGTACCGATGCGCGGGTGGACAGCGACAAGATCAACTGGCTGTACAGGGAGCTGGAACTCGCCAGGGTACGTGGGCTCGGACTGGATTTCGAGGAGTTGTTCAAGGGTATCCGCTGCGTTGCCGCGCCGGTTTTCGACGATTCCGGGCGCATCCTGGCGACCATAAGCTGCTCGGTGCCCACCGTGCGCCTGGACAGGAGCTTGTCCCAGAAGCTTCTTGAGGAAATCCCTTCGGCCGCAGTCGAAGCTTCCCGATTGTTCGAAGCTCCGACCCGCTCCTTCTCATTGGATATCGATGAGATTGCCGGCCAGCTTGTCGGCCTCTGA
- a CDS encoding BCCT family transporter, with protein MPVEKTDDDRRSLNPFTFWPGFILLIGGIALGLVYHQRLADLLACTMAWIHVNFGWLEVSLGIIIVMFTAGLAFSPIGNIRLGGKDAKPEFTFWQWFALSLCGCIGIGILFWAMGEPIYHMMQPPLSLHIEPGTKDAGVFAIAQTTLHWTIAQYCFYTVCGVAIALVSYNRKYPLSVAAGMYALFPERLRPVLTPMVHAICLFSLCCAVATSMGAGLMQIGSGTGRIFNYTPGPVTWGVAAAIIIPIYVLSSYSGLKKGMCYLSTGTTRAFLFFMAIVLFAGPTLFILGIGVESFGYFANNFFRNSTLLNTMQANDLWPMQWLVPYMEIFFIFAPLLGHFLARMGKGRTIRQFILINVIPPTVFCHFWISTFGGTAVFYQWSGLVDVWSGIHEFGMESMVYIILSQFPYSNILMGLFVVTIVFSFATMTDSLVATLAIISTKGVRADEEPPKRLKVLWGVIVGLVAYVLCIAGGIEPVRGLISLAGFPMMIFTFAMCVSLVKDGIYLLNKPNWLDTESEKS; from the coding sequence ATGCCGGTTGAGAAAACGGATGATGACAGAAGGTCGCTGAATCCCTTTACGTTTTGGCCCGGATTTATCCTGCTGATCGGCGGTATCGCCCTGGGCCTGGTGTACCACCAGAGGCTTGCCGATTTGCTGGCCTGCACCATGGCCTGGATTCATGTGAATTTCGGATGGCTGGAGGTCTCCCTGGGGATCATCATCGTCATGTTCACCGCCGGGCTGGCCTTTTCGCCCATCGGCAACATCCGGCTGGGCGGCAAGGACGCCAAGCCGGAGTTCACTTTCTGGCAATGGTTCGCGCTGTCCCTGTGCGGCTGCATCGGCATCGGCATCCTATTCTGGGCCATGGGCGAACCCATCTACCACATGATGCAGCCCCCGCTCAGCCTGCATATCGAACCCGGAACCAAGGACGCGGGCGTTTTCGCCATTGCCCAGACCACGCTCCACTGGACCATCGCCCAGTACTGTTTCTATACGGTCTGCGGCGTGGCGATCGCCCTGGTCAGCTACAATAGGAAATATCCCCTGTCCGTGGCGGCGGGCATGTACGCGCTCTTTCCGGAAAGGCTGCGTCCGGTCCTGACGCCGATGGTTCACGCCATCTGTCTTTTTTCACTGTGTTGCGCCGTCGCCACCAGCATGGGCGCGGGACTCATGCAGATCGGCAGCGGCACGGGCAGAATCTTCAACTACACGCCGGGGCCGGTGACCTGGGGGGTGGCGGCGGCCATCATCATCCCGATTTACGTGCTCTCCTCGTATTCGGGGCTGAAGAAGGGCATGTGCTACCTTTCCACCGGAACCACGAGGGCCTTTCTCTTTTTCATGGCCATCGTCCTTTTCGCCGGGCCGACGCTGTTCATCCTCGGCATCGGGGTCGAGTCGTTCGGCTATTTCGCCAACAACTTCTTCCGGAACAGCACCCTGCTCAACACCATGCAGGCAAATGATCTCTGGCCCATGCAGTGGCTTGTCCCGTACATGGAGATTTTCTTCATCTTCGCGCCGCTGCTCGGCCACTTCCTGGCGCGCATGGGCAAGGGGAGGACGATTCGCCAGTTCATCCTGATCAACGTCATTCCTCCGACCGTGTTTTGTCATTTCTGGATATCCACGTTCGGCGGGACCGCCGTGTTCTATCAGTGGAGCGGCCTGGTCGATGTCTGGTCCGGCATCCACGAGTTCGGCATGGAGTCGATGGTCTACATCATTCTCTCGCAGTTCCCGTACAGCAACATATTGATGGGGTTGTTCGTCGTCACCATCGTGTTTTCCTTCGCCACGATGACCGACTCCCTGGTGGCCACACTGGCGATCATTTCGACCAAGGGCGTTCGTGCGGACGAGGAGCCTCCCAAGCGGCTCAAGGTGCTCTGGGGGGTCATCGTCGGGCTCGTGGCATATGTCCTGTGCATAGCGGGCGGGATCGAACCCGTTCGGGGGCTCATTTCCCTTGCCGGGTTCCCCATGATGATTTTCACGTTCGCCATGTGCGTATCGCTTGTAAAAGACGGAATATATTTATTAAACAAACCGAATTGGCTGGACACTGAGTCCGAGAAAAGCTAA
- a CDS encoding pyruvate ferredoxin oxidoreductase has protein sequence MAQETLFLKNTEAFAESLARCGVKYHFAYPITPATDVMKRMAVILPAYGGEMMQMESELAVSSALAGAACTGKLVATSSSGPGLTLMHEAIGFMCAAELPCLLVDSMRVGPGDGDILGAQSDYYVATRGGAHGDYHTIVLAPASGQEIADIVPTGIRLAYTYRTPVLFVIDGVSAQTTESTTLPDYHDYSAEFDTTGWAFTGTQDHPKRALITGSYSHQDGYELNERLRAKYATIREKEQLWEQDGINDAELVVAAFGIHGRMCRDLVAKMRAEGKKVGFIRPITLWPFPELVFAELPDSVKNILVVEMNHGQMVDDVRLAVNGRIPVHFLGKTGGDMPMNTLAEMIAEANRILGE, from the coding sequence ATGGCCCAAGAAACTTTGTTCCTGAAAAACACTGAGGCTTTCGCCGAGAGCCTGGCCCGGTGTGGAGTGAAATACCACTTCGCCTACCCGATCACTCCGGCGACGGACGTGATGAAGCGCATGGCGGTCATCCTGCCCGCCTACGGCGGGGAAATGATGCAGATGGAGAGCGAGCTGGCCGTGTCCAGCGCCCTTGCCGGCGCCGCATGCACCGGCAAGCTGGTGGCCACATCCAGCTCCGGCCCCGGGCTGACCCTCATGCATGAGGCCATAGGCTTCATGTGCGCGGCCGAACTGCCCTGCCTCCTGGTCGATTCCATGCGCGTCGGCCCCGGCGACGGCGACATCCTCGGCGCCCAGAGCGATTATTACGTCGCCACGCGCGGCGGCGCCCACGGCGACTACCACACCATCGTTCTCGCCCCCGCCTCCGGACAGGAAATCGCGGACATCGTCCCCACCGGCATCAGACTGGCCTACACCTACAGAACGCCCGTCCTCTTCGTGATCGACGGCGTGAGCGCCCAGACCACCGAATCCACCACCCTGCCGGACTACCACGACTACTCCGCCGAGTTCGACACCACCGGATGGGCATTCACCGGCACGCAGGACCACCCCAAGCGGGCGCTCATCACCGGCAGCTACTCCCACCAGGACGGCTACGAGCTGAACGAGCGGCTGCGCGCCAAGTACGCGACCATCCGCGAAAAGGAACAGTTGTGGGAACAGGATGGGATCAATGACGCCGAGCTCGTGGTCGCCGCCTTCGGCATTCACGGCCGCATGTGCCGGGACCTGGTCGCCAAGATGCGGGCCGAGGGCAAGAAGGTGGGCTTCATCCGGCCCATCACCCTGTGGCCGTTCCCCGAACTCGTCTTCGCCGAGCTTCCGGACTCGGTGAAAAACATTCTCGTTGTCGAGATGAACCACGGCCAGATGGTCGACGACGTCCGGCTCGCCGTGAATGGGCGGATACCCGTCCACTTCCTCGGCAAGACCGGCGGCGACATGCCCATGAACACCCTGGCTGAGATGATTGCCGAAGCAAACCGGATTCTGGGGGAGTAA
- a CDS encoding thiamine pyrophosphate-dependent enzyme: MENLSAKYGKTLNLDKLTSYCPGCGHGIVTRLVAEAIESLGIMSRTISIVGIGCGGFSHHYMDIDAIEATHGRSPSFAIGYKLARPDNIVFTYAGDGDTCAIGLGDLMHAANKGMPITTIMVNNTVFGMTGGQMSPTTLEGQVTTTTTKGRAVPHQGYPLLVPEMMRAMPGVKYLARESVATPKDVRKAKKSIRKAFECQVKGLGYAFVEVIVPCPTGLKMNVKDSYARCGNEMADYFKPQVFKDETEQSDVA, encoded by the coding sequence ATGGAAAATCTGAGCGCCAAGTACGGAAAAACGCTGAACCTTGACAAACTGACCAGCTACTGCCCGGGCTGCGGCCACGGCATCGTGACCCGCCTGGTGGCCGAAGCCATCGAGAGCCTGGGCATCATGAGCCGAACCATCTCCATCGTCGGCATCGGCTGCGGCGGCTTCTCGCACCACTACATGGACATCGACGCCATCGAGGCCACCCACGGACGGTCTCCGTCCTTCGCCATCGGCTACAAGCTGGCCCGCCCCGACAACATCGTCTTCACCTACGCGGGCGACGGCGACACCTGCGCCATCGGACTCGGCGACCTGATGCACGCGGCCAACAAGGGCATGCCCATCACCACCATCATGGTCAACAACACGGTGTTCGGCATGACCGGCGGACAGATGTCCCCCACCACCCTTGAGGGCCAGGTGACGACAACCACGACCAAGGGCCGCGCGGTTCCCCATCAGGGCTACCCCCTCCTGGTGCCTGAAATGATGCGCGCCATGCCGGGCGTGAAGTACCTGGCACGGGAGTCCGTGGCCACCCCCAAGGATGTCCGGAAGGCCAAGAAAAGCATCCGCAAGGCCTTCGAATGCCAGGTCAAGGGCCTCGGCTACGCCTTCGTGGAAGTCATCGTCCCCTGCCCCACCGGCCTCAAGATGAATGTCAAGGACTCCTATGCGCGGTGCGGCAACGAAATGGCGGACTATTTCAAACCTCAGGTCTTCAAAGACGAAACGGAGCAAAGCGATGTTGCATAA
- a CDS encoding 2-oxoacid:acceptor oxidoreductase family protein, producing MFSGSGGQGSALMAKMVCLGAIKENLKVVMTQTYGIEQRGGDSTAYVIVSDEPIGSPIVENDADIAVALSQSIYGNCFAGVVPDGMLFTNSSMVENPKESDAFKQVFLPVSDTAVQLGTVRCANMVMLGAVLAGTGLLKLETVEEVVRETIGNKKPQLVELNIEALRSGYSAMKKES from the coding sequence ATGTTTTCGGGATCGGGCGGCCAGGGGTCCGCGCTCATGGCGAAGATGGTTTGCCTGGGAGCGATCAAGGAGAACCTGAAGGTCGTCATGACCCAGACCTACGGCATTGAACAACGCGGCGGCGATTCCACCGCCTACGTGATCGTGTCCGACGAACCCATCGGCAGCCCCATCGTGGAGAACGACGCAGACATCGCCGTGGCGCTCAGCCAGTCCATCTACGGCAACTGTTTTGCCGGAGTGGTTCCCGACGGCATGCTCTTCACCAACAGCTCGATGGTCGAGAACCCGAAGGAAAGCGACGCGTTCAAGCAGGTCTTCCTCCCGGTTTCCGACACCGCCGTCCAGCTCGGCACCGTCCGTTGCGCCAACATGGTGATGCTCGGCGCGGTGCTGGCCGGAACCGGCCTTCTCAAGCTGGAGACCGTCGAAGAGGTCGTACGGGAAACCATCGGGAACAAGAAGCCTCAACTGGTGGAGCTGAACATCGAGGCGCTGCGTAGCGGATATTCCGCCATGAAGAAGGAGTCGTAG
- a CDS encoding 4Fe-4S binding protein translates to MSEKHHVIDARRCKACGLCVDNCPKAVLALGTAINAQGYNYVVQEHPENCVLCDICGTICPDMAIGVVVDQ, encoded by the coding sequence ATGAGCGAGAAACATCATGTCATTGACGCCCGCCGCTGCAAGGCCTGCGGGCTTTGCGTGGACAACTGCCCCAAGGCGGTTCTTGCCCTCGGCACCGCAATCAATGCGCAGGGATACAACTACGTCGTCCAGGAACACCCGGAAAACTGCGTACTTTGCGACATTTGCGGCACCATCTGCCCCGACATGGCCATCGGTGTCGTCGTAGACCAGTAA
- a CDS encoding acetate--CoA ligase family protein: protein MSDLVPLFQPRSVALIGASSNSKKYGYWTAKSLIENGFEGDIHLVSRTGGEIFGRPTYPDILAVPGEVDLAIIAIAPKHILPIMEQCVEKGVKCAIVVSTGFGETGPEGKELERKMLEIARKGNMRVQGPNCMGTYSSAKSMNASIIDLAPGPMSLVLQSGNFGIDINFNAKSRNLGYSCWATIGNQMDMRFHDFVEYIEEDENTKVLLLYMEGLRVESEEDGRKFLEAAKKTAARVPIAAIKIGRSAAGARAAASHTGSLAGSEKIFDAALRQAGIIRVDSPGELLDAAEAFSKCKPASGKRIAILTDGGGHGVMATDFAEKYGLEAPVLSDATQAKLREILMPHCPIKNPVDLAGTPEADMWVFDRCLDVLMKDPDVDGIVIVGLYGGYADLSEEFRVLEMDVAKSMVEKINAGDKPVVMHSIYQPQHPECLDYISEHGVPVFGGVDAAVKTMGVLSTYSELKKALRKESGNELPSMPADRKERASAILDAVKAAGRKNLVETEARHVLRCYGLDIADDYLATTADEAAAFYKKIGGKVVMKIVSPDILHKTDAGGVALNIDSEAKARSAFEQLVKNGRTYKAGADIFGVMLTPMLPGGVECIIGSSHDNTFGPTVMFGLGGIFVEILKDVAFRVAPVNMPACRSMIREIKGLGMLQGARGSKACDLEALAEAACIISQLVSELREIAEVDLNPVFALEKGLSIADARIILHG from the coding sequence ATGAGTGATCTTGTTCCCCTGTTTCAGCCCAGGAGCGTCGCGCTGATCGGCGCCTCCTCCAACTCGAAGAAATACGGATATTGGACCGCGAAAAGCCTCATCGAAAACGGCTTCGAGGGAGATATCCACCTCGTTTCCCGCACCGGAGGCGAAATCTTCGGACGTCCGACCTATCCCGACATCCTCGCCGTCCCCGGCGAGGTGGACCTTGCCATCATCGCCATCGCGCCCAAGCACATCCTGCCCATCATGGAGCAGTGCGTCGAAAAGGGCGTCAAATGCGCCATCGTCGTCTCCACCGGGTTCGGCGAGACCGGCCCCGAGGGCAAGGAGCTCGAACGCAAGATGCTGGAGATCGCCCGCAAGGGAAACATGCGCGTCCAGGGCCCGAACTGCATGGGCACCTACAGCTCGGCCAAAAGCATGAACGCGAGCATCATCGACCTGGCCCCCGGCCCCATGAGCCTGGTCCTCCAGAGCGGCAACTTCGGCATCGACATCAACTTCAACGCCAAGTCCCGCAACCTCGGCTACAGCTGCTGGGCCACCATCGGCAACCAGATGGACATGCGCTTCCACGACTTCGTTGAGTACATCGAGGAAGACGAAAACACCAAGGTGCTCCTCCTTTACATGGAGGGCCTGCGGGTCGAAAGCGAGGAAGACGGACGGAAATTCCTGGAAGCGGCCAAAAAAACGGCCGCCAGGGTGCCCATCGCCGCCATCAAGATCGGCCGCAGCGCCGCCGGCGCCCGCGCCGCCGCTTCGCATACCGGCTCCCTCGCTGGCAGTGAAAAGATTTTCGACGCGGCCCTCCGACAGGCGGGCATCATCCGGGTGGACAGCCCGGGCGAGCTCCTGGACGCCGCCGAGGCCTTCTCCAAGTGCAAGCCCGCCAGCGGCAAGCGCATCGCCATCCTGACCGACGGCGGCGGGCACGGTGTCATGGCCACGGATTTTGCCGAAAAGTACGGGCTTGAGGCGCCGGTCCTTTCGGACGCCACCCAGGCCAAGCTGCGGGAAATCCTCATGCCCCACTGCCCGATCAAGAACCCCGTCGACCTGGCCGGTACACCCGAGGCGGACATGTGGGTGTTCGACCGCTGCCTGGACGTCCTCATGAAGGATCCGGACGTCGACGGCATCGTCATCGTGGGCCTCTACGGCGGCTACGCCGACCTCTCCGAAGAGTTCCGGGTCCTGGAGATGGACGTGGCCAAGAGCATGGTGGAAAAGATCAACGCGGGCGACAAGCCGGTGGTCATGCATTCCATCTATCAGCCCCAGCACCCTGAATGCCTTGACTATATCAGCGAACACGGCGTTCCCGTCTTCGGCGGCGTCGATGCGGCGGTCAAGACAATGGGCGTCCTCTCGACCTACAGCGAGCTGAAAAAGGCCCTGCGGAAAGAGTCCGGCAACGAACTGCCGAGCATGCCCGCCGACCGCAAGGAAAGGGCCTCAGCCATCCTCGACGCCGTCAAGGCGGCGGGCCGCAAGAACCTCGTCGAGACCGAGGCACGCCACGTGCTGCGCTGCTACGGGCTCGACATCGCGGACGACTACCTGGCCACCACGGCCGACGAGGCCGCGGCCTTCTACAAGAAGATCGGCGGCAAGGTCGTCATGAAGATCGTATCGCCCGACATCCTGCACAAGACCGATGCCGGCGGCGTCGCGCTGAACATCGACTCCGAAGCCAAGGCGCGGAGCGCCTTCGAACAGTTGGTGAAAAACGGACGCACATACAAGGCCGGAGCCGACATCTTCGGCGTCATGCTGACCCCCATGCTCCCCGGCGGCGTCGAGTGCATCATCGGTTCGAGCCACGACAACACCTTCGGGCCGACCGTCATGTTCGGCCTGGGCGGCATATTCGTGGAGATACTCAAGGACGTGGCCTTCCGTGTGGCCCCGGTCAACATGCCCGCCTGCCGCAGCATGATCCGGGAGATCAAGGGACTGGGCATGCTCCAGGGCGCCCGCGGGAGCAAGGCGTGCGACCTGGAGGCCCTGGCGGAAGCGGCCTGCATCATCTCGCAACTCGTATCGGAGTTGCGCGAGATCGCGGAAGTCGATCTCAACCCGGTCTTTGCGTTGGAAAAAGGCCTGTCCATCGCCGACGCAAGAATCATTTTGCACGGGTAA
- a CDS encoding NAD(P)/FAD-dependent oxidoreductase, producing MKDVKRFPTTTGQSWLEMSGYKFHQFKDHSEIRDVYDYIVIGAGYGGQGAARHLAELHPDAKIAVFEAIKIGDNDSGKNAGFIIDVPHDFGDQGASSFEENQKYFQLNTFIIKWMEDTIKEKGIEDVDWDHCGKYLCCAETKSFKLIDHEIEELKRMNCNYEVVEGDELYRRTGTRYYKKALYTGGTVLINPADVLRGLFSVMPEGVDVFEECPVMRIDEGSPCSIVLRNGKRIKSKFVLVTGGPFIPEFGIGKKVFCPVLSYGAFTRQFTEEEMRHMAGVKPWGCTAGHPAGTTVRFTRDNRVFVRNGFSFATHLTTSHQRIQRAIPKLRKAYENRFPELKHVNFEFVYGGMINMTMNYRPLMMQQHPSVFASASGEGAGVAKTSLLGYYLAEWVSGINSQNLDFLRKISTPKRLPPEPFLSMGAKARLMFEEFNAKTEI from the coding sequence ATGAAAGACGTAAAGCGTTTTCCCACAACGACAGGGCAGAGCTGGCTGGAAATGTCCGGGTACAAGTTCCACCAGTTCAAGGACCATTCCGAAATCCGTGACGTGTACGACTATATCGTCATAGGCGCCGGATACGGCGGTCAGGGGGCCGCCAGGCACCTGGCCGAGCTCCATCCCGATGCCAAGATCGCCGTCTTCGAAGCCATCAAGATCGGCGACAACGACAGCGGCAAGAACGCCGGATTCATCATCGACGTGCCCCACGACTTCGGCGACCAGGGCGCCTCCTCCTTCGAGGAAAACCAGAAGTACTTCCAGCTCAACACCTTCATCATCAAGTGGATGGAGGACACGATCAAGGAAAAGGGCATCGAGGACGTGGATTGGGACCACTGCGGCAAGTACCTGTGCTGCGCCGAGACCAAGAGCTTCAAGCTCATCGACCACGAGATCGAAGAGCTCAAGCGCATGAACTGCAACTACGAGGTGGTCGAGGGCGACGAGCTCTACCGACGCACCGGCACGCGATACTACAAGAAGGCCCTATACACGGGCGGCACCGTGCTCATCAATCCCGCGGACGTGCTGCGCGGGCTCTTCAGCGTCATGCCGGAAGGCGTCGACGTCTTCGAGGAATGCCCGGTCATGCGCATCGACGAGGGCAGCCCGTGCAGCATCGTTCTCAGGAACGGCAAGCGGATCAAGAGCAAGTTCGTCCTGGTGACGGGCGGCCCCTTCATCCCCGAGTTCGGCATCGGCAAGAAGGTGTTCTGTCCCGTGCTCTCCTACGGGGCGTTCACCCGCCAGTTCACGGAGGAGGAAATGCGGCATATGGCCGGGGTCAAGCCCTGGGGCTGCACTGCCGGGCATCCGGCAGGCACGACCGTCCGCTTCACCCGCGACAATCGCGTCTTCGTGCGCAACGGCTTTTCCTTCGCCACTCACCTCACGACCTCGCACCAGCGCATTCAGCGGGCCATTCCCAAGCTGCGGAAGGCCTATGAAAACCGCTTCCCGGAACTCAAGCACGTCAACTTCGAATTCGTCTACGGCGGCATGATCAACATGACCATGAACTACCGTCCCCTGATGATGCAGCAGCATCCCTCCGTGTTCGCGTCGGCCAGCGGCGAGGGGGCGGGCGTCGCCAAGACCAGCCTCCTCGGATACTACCTGGCGGAATGGGTCAGCGGCATCAACAGCCAGAACCTCGACTTCCTCAGAAAGATCTCCACGCCCAAAAGACTGCCTCCCGAACCCTTCCTGAGCATGGGGGCCAAGGCCCGGCTCATGTTTGAAGAGTTCAACGCAAAGACGGAAATCTAA
- a CDS encoding RidA family protein produces the protein MEFINSPECSEVIGPYSHCVKAGNTYYICGQVPFHPVSGQVVGATIKEQAFQTLFNLKLVLDAAGLDITDIAKTTVFLTSMDDFNDFNEVYAEFMGDHRPARLCLGASEIAHGCLLEMDAVAYKE, from the coding sequence ATGGAATTCATTAATTCGCCGGAATGTTCTGAAGTCATAGGCCCTTACAGCCATTGTGTGAAGGCCGGAAACACCTACTACATCTGCGGACAGGTTCCCTTCCACCCCGTCTCGGGACAGGTCGTGGGCGCCACGATCAAGGAGCAGGCCTTCCAGACCCTGTTCAACCTCAAGCTGGTCCTGGACGCTGCGGGCCTCGATATCACCGACATCGCCAAGACCACCGTTTTCCTGACCAGCATGGACGATTTCAACGACTTCAACGAGGTCTACGCCGAGTTCATGGGGGACCACCGCCCGGCGCGTCTCTGCCTCGGAGCCAGCGAGATCGCCCACGGCTGCCTGCTGGAAATGGATGCGGTCGCCTACAAGGAATAA